In Haloplanus rubicundus, one DNA window encodes the following:
- a CDS encoding 4Fe-4S binding protein has product MSRRRVAVVFALLLVLSLPAPAAAVDRTTIDEPFSERALSNTFPGADSFSEPTGEYQIVEAYAETDDGRELVGYVYLTSNVVDVEGYGKEPIEYLVGLDTNGTIRGVELVEQHEPFFDRISAIQRLRQFGYQMVGMSVTEEVTLREAEAGEYHVDALTGASVTTRASIETVTQSARIVAREKGIVSESASPATNESATNESSERRRMTLADLGRGTALAHWTAAPPGAAAGANATLDLYAAPIESAPVRQSMFAGGNASVPDANATVLWVGLDGPGSPGRPDRLRLHQWTESTTPSVQETRVDGVDWSAALVVPGLDTTRPFVLDLIVGGERISRTYADGLAVRDPVDAAAARTLPAWVGTVESAWEDLWGSVVALVVFLGAILAVFTFRSRLCRRAGVTVNRLRIGTLGVTLVFLGWYHPTQPTTQQIAILVREVISWATVGGFRWALFFSAPLVALTFICIALVLPKWGRGVFCGWICPFGALSELLYKVTPWAYELPREYHVKLEKLRYPLFVAIVIGFVISTDFGATLAKVEPFKAAFYSSLVSDPVYIAWSAVLIVSGAFMFRPYCRYICPLGAGLALGNVLQREPIQRYDLCGDCVKCQTDCEFQAIEDDGSIDRFQCFQCSVCVDNYYDPGGCPVVLQYDNEHGFTVDAWRDPHLIERIRPEDRTTEQQRILADRAVTDGGETELFAGSDDLVPKGTIVDMVRRSTGTDDDEHGGSCSCSGSADACSCSGSADACSCSDPADACSCSGSATPSADWDDEGGADA; this is encoded by the coding sequence GTGAGCCGTCGACGCGTCGCCGTCGTGTTCGCGCTCTTGCTCGTTCTCTCACTGCCGGCCCCGGCCGCCGCCGTCGACCGGACGACCATCGACGAGCCGTTCTCGGAGCGCGCGCTCTCGAACACCTTCCCCGGCGCCGACTCCTTCTCCGAACCCACCGGCGAGTACCAAATCGTCGAGGCGTACGCGGAGACGGACGACGGGCGCGAACTCGTCGGCTACGTCTACCTCACGAGCAACGTCGTCGACGTGGAGGGCTACGGCAAGGAGCCCATCGAGTACCTCGTGGGTCTCGACACCAACGGCACCATCCGCGGGGTCGAACTCGTCGAACAGCACGAACCCTTCTTCGACCGCATCTCCGCCATCCAGCGGCTGCGCCAGTTCGGGTATCAGATGGTGGGAATGTCCGTCACCGAGGAGGTCACGCTCCGCGAGGCCGAAGCCGGTGAATACCACGTCGACGCGCTCACCGGCGCCTCCGTGACCACGCGGGCGTCCATCGAGACGGTGACGCAGTCGGCGCGCATCGTCGCTCGGGAGAAAGGGATCGTCTCGGAGTCGGCGTCGCCGGCCACCAACGAGTCGGCGACGAACGAGTCGTCGGAGCGCCGGCGCATGACCCTCGCCGACCTCGGCCGGGGGACGGCACTCGCTCACTGGACCGCCGCGCCACCCGGCGCGGCGGCGGGCGCTAACGCCACCCTCGACCTCTACGCGGCGCCCATCGAGTCCGCCCCCGTCAGGCAGAGCATGTTCGCCGGGGGTAACGCCAGCGTCCCGGACGCCAACGCGACGGTGCTCTGGGTCGGTCTCGACGGCCCCGGATCGCCGGGGCGTCCGGATCGACTCCGCCTCCACCAGTGGACCGAGTCGACCACGCCGTCGGTTCAGGAGACGCGAGTCGACGGCGTCGACTGGAGCGCCGCGCTGGTCGTCCCGGGCCTCGACACGACCCGTCCGTTCGTCCTCGACCTGATCGTCGGCGGCGAGCGGATCAGTCGAACGTACGCCGACGGGCTGGCGGTTCGTGATCCGGTCGACGCCGCCGCCGCCCGGACGTTGCCGGCGTGGGTCGGCACCGTCGAGTCGGCGTGGGAGGATCTCTGGGGCTCGGTCGTGGCGCTCGTCGTCTTCCTCGGCGCCATCCTCGCCGTCTTCACCTTCCGGTCGCGCCTCTGCCGGCGTGCGGGGGTGACGGTCAACCGCCTCCGGATCGGCACGCTGGGGGTGACGCTCGTCTTCCTCGGCTGGTACCACCCGACTCAGCCGACTACCCAGCAGATAGCCATCCTCGTCCGCGAGGTCATCTCGTGGGCGACCGTCGGCGGGTTCCGGTGGGCGCTGTTTTTCTCCGCCCCCCTCGTCGCGCTCACCTTCATCTGCATCGCGCTCGTCCTCCCGAAGTGGGGTCGTGGCGTCTTCTGCGGGTGGATCTGTCCGTTCGGCGCGCTCTCGGAACTGCTGTACAAGGTGACGCCGTGGGCGTACGAACTCCCCCGCGAGTACCACGTCAAACTCGAGAAGCTGCGCTATCCGCTCTTCGTCGCCATCGTGATCGGGTTCGTCATCTCGACGGACTTCGGGGCGACGCTGGCGAAGGTCGAGCCGTTCAAGGCAGCCTTCTACAGTTCGTTGGTGTCCGACCCGGTCTACATCGCCTGGTCGGCCGTGCTCATCGTCTCGGGAGCGTTCATGTTCCGACCGTACTGCCGCTACATCTGTCCTCTCGGTGCCGGGCTGGCGCTCGGCAACGTCCTCCAGCGGGAGCCGATCCAGCGCTACGACCTCTGTGGCGACTGCGTGAAGTGTCAGACCGACTGTGAGTTCCAGGCCATCGAGGACGACGGCTCCATCGACCGCTTCCAGTGTTTCCAGTGTTCGGTCTGTGTCGACAACTACTACGACCCCGGCGGCTGTCCGGTCGTCCTCCAGTACGACAACGAACACGGCTTTACCGTGGACGCGTGGCGGGATCCGCATCTCATCGAGCGCATCCGTCCGGAGGACCGGACGACCGAGCAACAGCGCATCCTCGCCGACCGCGCCGTCACCGACGGTGGCGAGACGGAACTCTTCGCGGGGAGCGACGACCTCGTCCCGAAGGGGACCATCGTCGACATGGTGCGCCGGTCGACGGGGACCGACGACGACGAACACGGCGGTTCGTGTTCGTGTTCGGGGTCGGCCGACGCCTGTTCGTGTTCGGGGTCGGCCGACGCCTGTTCGTGTTCCGACCCGGCCGACGCCTGTTCGTGTTCGGGGTCGGCCACCCCATCCGCCGACTGGGATGACGAGGGGGGCGCCGATGCGTGA
- a CDS encoding PspA/IM30 family protein, producing MGILSRASYVVRSKVNALLNRAEDPTETLDYSYERMRDELQEVKQGIADLTTQKKRLEIQKRRLEENVDKHNEQAREAVRQDRDDLARRALEKKKEKMSQIEDIEGQIADLQSTQDDLVEKKNELQRRIEEFRTKKETMKARYEAAEASTRVSEAMSGVGDEMSDVSQALERAEERTDEMEARAAAMDELQESGAFEDALSDEDEIDRQLEAGRTESEVDAELETLKSEMGAGGSEPADASADEDVEAELDELRAEEDDEESA from the coding sequence ATGGGAATACTCTCGCGGGCCTCCTACGTCGTCCGGTCGAAGGTCAACGCCCTCCTGAATCGGGCCGAGGACCCGACGGAGACGCTCGATTACTCCTACGAGCGGATGCGAGACGAGTTACAGGAGGTCAAACAGGGCATCGCCGATCTGACGACCCAGAAGAAACGGCTGGAGATCCAGAAGCGTCGGCTGGAGGAGAACGTCGACAAGCACAACGAACAGGCCCGGGAGGCGGTGCGGCAGGACCGCGACGACCTGGCGCGGCGGGCGCTGGAGAAAAAGAAAGAGAAGATGAGTCAGATCGAGGACATCGAGGGACAGATCGCCGACCTCCAGTCCACGCAGGACGATCTGGTGGAGAAGAAAAACGAGCTCCAGCGCCGGATCGAGGAGTTCCGGACGAAAAAGGAGACGATGAAGGCCCGGTACGAGGCGGCGGAGGCGTCGACCCGCGTCTCGGAGGCGATGAGCGGCGTCGGCGACGAGATGAGCGACGTGAGTCAGGCGCTCGAACGGGCGGAGGAACGGACGGACGAGATGGAGGCCCGCGCAGCCGCGATGGACGAACTGCAGGAGTCGGGCGCCTTCGAGGACGCCCTCTCCGACGAGGACGAAATCGACCGCCAGCTCGAAGCCGGTCGGACGGAAAGCGAGGTGGACGCGGAACTGGAGACGCTGAAATCGGAGATGGGGGCGGGCGGCAGCGAGCCGGCCGACGCGAGCGCTGACGAAGACGTCGAGGCCGAACTCGACGAGTTGCGGGCCGAGGAAGACGACGAGGAGTCAGCCTGA
- a CDS encoding alpha/beta hydrolase, with amino-acid sequence MPTERLALPGGRDVRASLDSDGPADAAVVACPPHPQHGGTRHDGRLTAVSDAFPAHVDCLRFDYGPWDEGRGERTDAENACAWVTERYDRVACFGYSFGGGVALLTAVETAVDAVAALSPVAHLDDGSDVAAAVGSIDAPLWVGYGTRDTTVDAERVAAAARDHGATVETFAADHFFVGQEATVAERVAAFVEGVL; translated from the coding sequence GTGCCGACCGAACGCCTGGCGCTCCCCGGCGGCCGCGACGTGCGGGCGAGTCTCGACTCCGACGGCCCGGCCGACGCCGCCGTCGTCGCCTGCCCGCCACACCCCCAGCACGGCGGGACGCGTCACGACGGCCGACTGACCGCCGTGAGCGACGCGTTCCCCGCACACGTCGACTGTCTGCGATTCGACTACGGCCCGTGGGACGAGGGTCGGGGCGAGCGAACCGACGCCGAGAACGCCTGCGCGTGGGTCACGGAGCGATACGACCGCGTGGCCTGCTTCGGCTACAGTTTCGGCGGCGGCGTCGCCCTCCTGACCGCCGTCGAGACGGCCGTCGACGCCGTCGCCGCCCTCTCGCCCGTCGCCCACCTCGACGACGGGAGCGACGTGGCGGCCGCCGTCGGCAGCATCGACGCGCCGCTGTGGGTCGGCTACGGGACGCGGGATACGACCGTCGACGCCGAACGCGTGGCCGCGGCGGCGCGCGACCACGGCGCCACCGTCGAGACGTTCGCCGCCGATCACTTCTTCGTCGGGCAGGAGGCGACGGTGGCCGAACGGGTGGCCGCGTTCGTCGAGGGCGTGCTGTGA
- a CDS encoding high-potential iron-sulfur protein has product MELIANTRRRFLRLAGAVGFGSLAGCVGGGGGGEVTPTEMAEEEEEDHEEELPEGVSAEEFEHGPVPEPYRTAPSQAGERRELDRLARKEDVAFQEAEAAVESGAAEPGQDCGNCAEYIPDRNGDGFGACAKVEGYVDPADWCVLWESMEEHESEER; this is encoded by the coding sequence ATGGAACTAATAGCCAACACGCGGCGGCGGTTCCTTCGGCTGGCGGGTGCGGTCGGATTCGGCAGTCTCGCGGGCTGTGTCGGCGGTGGCGGTGGGGGAGAGGTGACGCCAACGGAGATGGCGGAAGAGGAAGAGGAGGATCACGAGGAGGAACTCCCCGAGGGCGTCTCGGCGGAGGAGTTCGAGCACGGACCGGTGCCGGAGCCGTACCGCACGGCGCCCTCGCAGGCGGGGGAGCGGCGGGAGCTCGACCGGTTGGCGCGAAAGGAGGACGTGGCGTTTCAGGAGGCCGAGGCAGCCGTCGAGTCCGGAGCCGCCGAACCGGGGCAGGACTGTGGCAACTGTGCGGAGTACATCCCCGACAGGAACGGCGACGGGTTCGGCGCCTGTGCGAAGGTCGAGGGGTACGTCGACCCGGCGGATTGGTGTGTGCTCTGGGAATCGATGGAGGAGCACGAGTCGGAGGAACGCTGA
- a CDS encoding transcription factor S: MQFCDDCGSMMHTRDGEMVCTSCGATADRDEERAAEFVSTEAQSDDDVIETEEGANFEGKPTATDVTCEQCGHGEAWYTIKQTGAADEPPTRFFKCKECGYRWREYN, from the coding sequence ATGCAGTTCTGCGACGACTGCGGGTCGATGATGCACACCCGCGACGGCGAGATGGTCTGTACGTCCTGCGGGGCGACCGCCGACCGCGACGAGGAACGCGCCGCGGAGTTCGTCTCCACCGAGGCCCAGAGCGACGACGACGTCATCGAGACGGAGGAGGGCGCGAACTTCGAGGGGAAACCCACGGCGACCGACGTGACCTGCGAGCAGTGTGGGCACGGCGAGGCGTGGTACACGATCAAACAGACCGGCGCGGCCGACGAACCGCCGACGCGATTTTTCAAATGCAAGGAGTGTGGCTATCGGTGGCGGGAGTACAACTGA
- a CDS encoding RAD55 family ATPase, which translates to MARIPFGIARLDSIVGGGAPPGSVVLLSGEAGAGAREFVHTSAAMNGLYYGDSEAFDLHYGDLAAASEPPAEVHYVSFTAGRDQLEREMAYTMETDLVRTAVDHVQFRDLSPEYFQLSPIPREWYAGETRTVSDLAAEERRESALGALADYLGAHAAGNLVVVDSITDLVAAVSDDMNWSDIALLMKGIQKAAYDWGGLILLLVQDETLGPTELGHLMDAASGTLQFEWESGGSKRARTMFVKEFRGVLSRIEAENIIRFETEVHEGGFDVSGVRKIR; encoded by the coding sequence ATGGCCCGGATTCCCTTCGGTATCGCCCGCCTCGACTCCATCGTCGGCGGCGGCGCACCACCGGGAAGCGTCGTCCTCCTGAGCGGCGAAGCCGGGGCGGGCGCTCGCGAGTTCGTCCACACGAGTGCCGCGATGAACGGGCTCTACTACGGCGACAGCGAGGCCTTCGACCTCCACTACGGCGACCTTGCTGCGGCGTCCGAGCCGCCGGCTGAAGTGCACTACGTCTCCTTCACCGCCGGTCGCGACCAACTCGAACGCGAGATGGCCTACACCATGGAGACGGACCTCGTTCGGACGGCCGTCGACCACGTTCAGTTCCGGGACCTCTCACCCGAATACTTCCAGCTGAGCCCGATTCCCCGCGAGTGGTACGCCGGCGAGACGCGGACGGTGAGCGACCTGGCGGCCGAGGAGCGCCGGGAGAGCGCGCTCGGGGCGCTCGCGGACTACCTCGGCGCGCACGCCGCGGGCAACCTCGTCGTCGTCGACTCCATCACCGACCTCGTCGCCGCCGTCAGCGACGACATGAACTGGAGCGACATCGCGCTCCTGATGAAGGGGATTCAGAAGGCGGCGTACGACTGGGGCGGGCTGATCCTCCTGTTGGTGCAGGACGAGACGCTGGGGCCGACGGAGCTCGGCCACCTGATGGACGCCGCCTCGGGGACTCTCCAGTTCGAGTGGGAGAGCGGCGGCTCGAAACGCGCCCGGACGATGTTCGTCAAGGAGTTCCGGGGCGTCCTCTCCAGAATCGAGGCGGAGAACATCATCCGCTTCGAGACGGAGGTCCACGAGGGGGGCTTCGACGTGAGCGGCGTCCGCAAGATCAGATAA
- a CDS encoding beta-ribofuranosylaminobenzene 5'-phosphate synthase family protein — protein MTRASVTAYARLHFGFCNLSLARERLYGSLGVGLDRPSIRVTATPADAVSCAHPTVREYAVRSVDLLDVAGADLAVEGEFPRHVGLGSGTQFALATLVAVARAHDESVDTRALAPELGRGGRSGVGVATFGNGGFVLDAGHPTARFTTSRPAVGEWSVPPVAARHPIPDDWRFLVVVPDAPAGPSGDDEDRSMRSVVESAPPTPSDRLAGVIARRVLPAITEGSAERFGAAVAEVGRLNGTWYADEQGGVYRPPAGELVAALDDSPAVYGAGQSSWGPAAYGVTDAERSGAAREAGRAALDAAGVDGRVLVAEGRNRGALVDAERRND, from the coding sequence ATGACTCGCGCCAGCGTCACGGCGTACGCGCGGCTCCACTTCGGCTTCTGCAACCTGAGCCTCGCGCGCGAACGACTCTACGGGAGCCTGGGCGTCGGCCTCGACCGCCCGTCGATCCGCGTCACGGCGACGCCGGCCGACGCGGTGTCTTGTGCGCACCCGACGGTCCGCGAGTACGCGGTTCGATCCGTCGACCTGCTCGACGTCGCCGGCGCCGACCTGGCCGTCGAGGGCGAGTTTCCCAGACACGTCGGTCTCGGGAGCGGGACGCAGTTCGCGCTCGCGACGCTCGTCGCCGTCGCGCGGGCACACGACGAATCGGTCGACACCCGCGCGTTGGCGCCGGAGTTGGGGCGGGGCGGGCGCTCGGGCGTCGGCGTCGCCACCTTCGGGAACGGCGGGTTCGTCCTCGACGCCGGCCACCCGACGGCGCGGTTCACCACGTCCCGCCCCGCGGTCGGCGAGTGGTCGGTGCCGCCGGTGGCGGCCCGCCATCCGATCCCCGACGACTGGCGGTTCCTCGTCGTCGTCCCCGACGCCCCCGCGGGGCCGAGCGGCGACGACGAGGATCGGAGCATGCGCTCCGTGGTGGAGTCGGCACCGCCGACGCCGAGCGACCGGCTGGCTGGGGTGATCGCCCGCCGGGTTCTGCCGGCGATCACGGAGGGCTCGGCCGAGCGCTTCGGCGCCGCCGTCGCCGAAGTCGGCCGGCTCAACGGGACGTGGTACGCCGACGAACAGGGCGGCGTCTACCGGCCGCCGGCGGGCGAACTCGTCGCGGCGCTCGACGACTCGCCAGCCGTCTACGGGGCCGGGCAGTCGTCGTGGGGGCCGGCGGCGTACGGCGTGACCGACGCCGAGCGGTCGGGGGCGGCGCGGGAGGCAGGCCGGGCGGCCCTCGACGCGGCCGGCGTCGACGGGCGGGTGCTCGTCGCCGAGGGGCGCAACCGTGGTGCGCTCGTCGACGCCGAGCGCCGCAACGACTAA
- a CDS encoding cupin domain-containing protein, with amino-acid sequence MALDVLETLDPDDEEVLTAELVVSDDVLVKAFALGPGAELSPHEHGDSTNVFHVLQGTVTVIQGDEEEAIAAPGVVPHDRGVVHGARNDTDAVAVFTASLCPMPGSG; translated from the coding sequence ATGGCACTCGACGTACTGGAGACGCTCGATCCGGACGACGAGGAGGTGCTGACGGCCGAGTTGGTCGTCAGCGACGACGTACTGGTGAAGGCGTTCGCGCTGGGTCCCGGCGCCGAACTGAGCCCGCACGAACACGGCGACAGCACGAACGTCTTTCACGTCCTGCAGGGAACGGTGACGGTGATTCAGGGAGACGAGGAGGAAGCCATCGCGGCGCCCGGCGTCGTCCCCCACGACCGCGGCGTCGTCCACGGCGCCCGCAACGACACCGACGCGGTGGCCGTCTTCACCGCGAGCCTCTGTCCGATGCCGGGTTCGGGCTGA
- a CDS encoding DUF7126 family protein: MTRAILAGPDRDGLGTALEVQGIDVTRVEGVLTAPVLDDAGIDDADLFVLTDLDEATAISVVKDRNPDVRVVVYSHDSLPNFARGQTDLAMDPDLFGVDMVAEELA, from the coding sequence GTGACCCGAGCCATCCTCGCCGGCCCGGACCGGGACGGCCTCGGCACCGCCCTCGAAGTGCAGGGCATCGACGTGACCCGCGTCGAGGGCGTCCTCACCGCACCGGTCCTCGACGACGCCGGCATCGACGACGCCGACCTGTTCGTGCTCACGGACCTCGACGAGGCGACGGCAATCTCGGTCGTCAAGGACCGCAACCCCGACGTTCGCGTCGTCGTCTACAGCCACGACTCGCTCCCGAACTTCGCTCGCGGACAGACCGACCTCGCGATGGACCCCGACCTGTTCGGGGTCGACATGGTGGCCGAGGAGTTGGCCTGA
- the guaA gene encoding glutamine-hydrolyzing GMP synthase, giving the protein MVDTDAFIDEATAEIADEIGDKNAIIALSGGVDSSVAAALAYRAIGDQLTPVYVDTGLMRKGETEGIRETFAFMDSLRIVDAKDRFLDALSGVTDPEEKRHVIGEGFIREFEREAKEADADYLVQGTIYPDRIESEGNIKSHHNVGGLPEVIDFEGIVEPVRDLYKDEVREVARALDLEEVVSERMPFPGPGLAVRIIGEVTEEKLDVAREACHVVEEEVEEHDPWQAFAAVIGKATGVKGDNRVHGWVVSVRSVESRDGMTARAQDLPWETLQRIQSRITGENDDVARVVYDVTHKPPATIEYE; this is encoded by the coding sequence ATGGTCGACACCGACGCGTTCATCGACGAGGCGACGGCCGAGATCGCCGACGAGATCGGCGACAAAAACGCCATCATCGCGCTCTCCGGGGGCGTCGACTCCTCGGTCGCGGCCGCGCTTGCCTACCGCGCCATCGGCGACCAGCTCACCCCCGTCTACGTCGACACCGGGCTGATGCGCAAAGGTGAGACCGAAGGAATCCGGGAGACGTTCGCGTTCATGGACAGCCTCCGGATCGTCGACGCCAAGGACCGCTTCCTCGACGCCCTCTCCGGCGTCACCGACCCCGAGGAGAAACGCCACGTCATCGGCGAGGGGTTCATCCGCGAGTTCGAACGCGAAGCGAAGGAGGCCGACGCCGACTACCTCGTACAGGGAACCATCTACCCCGACCGCATCGAGAGCGAGGGGAACATCAAATCCCACCACAACGTCGGCGGGCTCCCCGAGGTGATCGACTTCGAGGGTATCGTCGAACCCGTCCGCGACCTCTACAAGGACGAGGTGCGCGAGGTGGCGCGGGCGCTGGATCTGGAGGAGGTGGTGTCCGAGCGGATGCCCTTCCCCGGTCCCGGTCTCGCCGTCCGCATCATCGGCGAGGTGACCGAGGAGAAGCTGGACGTGGCACGCGAGGCGTGTCACGTCGTCGAGGAGGAGGTCGAAGAACACGACCCGTGGCAGGCGTTCGCGGCCGTCATCGGCAAGGCGACGGGCGTGAAAGGCGACAACCGGGTGCACGGCTGGGTCGTCTCCGTGCGCTCCGTCGAGAGCCGCGACGGCATGACCGCCCGCGCTCAGGACCTCCCGTGGGAGACGCTCCAGCGCATCCAGAGCCGGATCACGGGCGAGAACGACGACGTCGCGCGGGTCGTCTACGACGTGACGCACAAACCACCCGCAACCATCGAGTACGAGTAG
- the pyrG gene encoding glutamine hydrolyzing CTP synthase, whose translation MPTEPETGYDPELGRKFVFVTGGVMSGLGKGITAASTGRLLSNAGFDVTAVKIDPYLNVDAGTMNPYQHGEVYVLKDGGEVDLDLGNYERFLGTDMTFDHNVTTGKTYKHVIEKERAGDYLGNTVQIIPHITDDIKRRIREAAEGTDVCLIEVGGTVGDIEGMPYLEALRQFSHEEDDEDVLFAHVTLVPYSKNGEQKTKPTQHSVKELRSIGLQPDVLVGRCEDRLDPDTKEKIALFCDVPTDAVFSNPDVEDIYHVPLMVEEEGLDEYVMEQLNIAGEALPKAERDSQWRELVTRERTGEIDVALVGKYALEDAYMSIHEALKHAGIHTEVEVNVLWVDADEMRDHHTERLREADAVVVPGGFGSRGAEGKIEAIRYARENDVPFLGLCLGFQMAVVEYARNVLGLEGAHSAEIDEETPYPVIDLLPEQYDLEDLGGTMRLGAHDTEIRPDTLAHEVYGADSCTERHRHRYEVNPEYIDDLEAGSLTFSGRAGNRMEIVELDDHPYFLGTQFHPEFRSRPDRASPPFVGFVEATLERVDEGREVEI comes from the coding sequence ATGCCGACGGAACCCGAGACAGGGTACGACCCGGAGCTGGGTCGGAAGTTCGTTTTCGTAACGGGAGGTGTCATGTCCGGGCTCGGCAAGGGGATCACGGCCGCGAGCACCGGCCGCCTCCTGTCGAACGCGGGCTTCGACGTGACCGCCGTAAAGATCGACCCCTACCTCAACGTTGACGCGGGGACGATGAACCCCTACCAGCACGGGGAGGTGTACGTGCTGAAAGACGGGGGCGAGGTCGACCTCGACCTCGGCAACTACGAGCGCTTCCTCGGGACGGACATGACGTTCGACCACAACGTCACGACGGGGAAGACGTACAAACACGTCATCGAGAAGGAGCGGGCGGGCGACTACCTGGGCAACACGGTCCAGATCATCCCCCACATCACCGACGACATCAAGCGTCGCATCCGCGAGGCGGCCGAGGGGACCGACGTGTGTCTCATCGAAGTCGGCGGCACCGTCGGCGACATCGAGGGGATGCCCTACCTCGAAGCGCTCCGGCAGTTCTCCCACGAGGAGGACGACGAGGACGTGCTCTTCGCGCACGTGACGCTCGTTCCCTACTCGAAAAACGGCGAACAGAAGACCAAACCGACCCAGCACAGCGTGAAGGAACTGCGTTCCATCGGCCTCCAGCCCGACGTACTGGTCGGCCGCTGTGAGGACCGCCTCGACCCCGACACCAAAGAAAAGATCGCGCTGTTCTGTGACGTGCCCACCGACGCCGTCTTCTCCAACCCCGACGTCGAGGACATCTACCACGTCCCCCTGATGGTCGAGGAGGAGGGGCTAGACGAGTACGTGATGGAACAGTTGAACATCGCGGGGGAGGCGCTCCCGAAGGCGGAGCGGGACAGCCAGTGGCGCGAACTCGTCACCCGGGAGCGGACGGGCGAAATCGACGTGGCGCTGGTCGGCAAGTACGCCCTCGAGGACGCGTACATGTCGATCCACGAGGCGCTGAAACACGCGGGCATCCACACGGAAGTCGAGGTGAACGTCCTCTGGGTCGACGCCGACGAGATGCGCGACCACCACACCGAACGCCTCCGCGAGGCGGACGCGGTGGTCGTCCCCGGCGGCTTCGGCTCCCGCGGCGCCGAAGGAAAGATCGAGGCGATCCGCTACGCCCGCGAGAACGACGTGCCCTTCCTCGGTCTCTGTCTCGGCTTCCAGATGGCCGTCGTCGAGTACGCGCGGAACGTCCTCGGGCTGGAGGGCGCCCACTCCGCCGAAATCGACGAGGAGACGCCGTATCCCGTGATCGACCTCCTGCCCGAGCAGTACGACCTGGAGGATCTCGGTGGGACGATGCGACTCGGCGCCCACGACACCGAGATCCGGCCGGACACGCTCGCTCACGAGGTGTACGGCGCCGACTCGTGTACCGAACGCCACCGCCACCGCTACGAGGTCAACCCCGAGTACATCGACGATCTCGAAGCCGGTAGCCTCACGTTCTCCGGGCGCGCGGGTAACCGCATGGAAATCGTCGAACTCGACGACCACCCGTACTTCCTCGGGACGCAGTTCCACCCCGAGTTCCGGTCCCGTCCCGACCGCGCGAGCCCACCGTTCGTCGGCTTCGTCGAAGCGACGCTCGAACGGGTCGACGAAGGGCGGGAGGTGGAGATCTGA
- a CDS encoding aldo/keto reductase, whose translation MDVPRLGFGTYRLTDPEECASAVRTALETGYRHVDTAEYYENEAAVGEGIAASDVDRADVFLASKVWRDRLARDDFLESARERVDLLGVDTLDLLYVHWPMDTYDPEETLAALVEARETGLTSGIGLSNFTPTQLDEAIDHLGEPPLAHQVELHPLLQQDELRDHADCHGYQLVAYAPIARNAVADVPEIRDVAAKHDATPAQVSLAWVLAKGVVPIPKAGTPAHVRENYGALDLTLDDEDVARIDGIEREERIVDFPNAPWK comes from the coding sequence ATGGACGTTCCACGACTCGGCTTCGGTACGTACCGACTGACCGACCCGGAGGAGTGTGCAAGCGCCGTCCGAACCGCGCTGGAGACGGGCTACCGGCACGTCGACACCGCCGAATACTACGAGAACGAGGCCGCCGTCGGCGAGGGTATCGCCGCGAGCGACGTGGACCGCGCGGACGTGTTCCTCGCGTCGAAGGTGTGGCGCGACCGCCTCGCACGCGACGACTTCCTCGAGAGCGCGCGCGAACGGGTCGACCTGCTCGGCGTCGATACCCTCGACCTGCTCTACGTTCACTGGCCGATGGACACGTACGACCCGGAGGAGACGCTCGCGGCGCTCGTCGAAGCCCGCGAGACGGGGTTGACCAGCGGGATTGGCCTCAGCAACTTCACGCCCACACAGCTGGACGAGGCCATCGACCACCTCGGCGAACCGCCGCTGGCCCACCAAGTCGAACTTCATCCCCTGCTCCAGCAGGACGAACTCCGCGACCACGCCGACTGCCACGGCTATCAGCTGGTGGCGTACGCGCCCATCGCGCGCAACGCCGTCGCGGACGTGCCCGAGATTCGCGACGTGGCGGCGAAACACGACGCGACGCCCGCACAGGTGTCGCTCGCGTGGGTGCTCGCGAAGGGCGTCGTCCCCATCCCGAAGGCGGGGACGCCGGCACACGTCCGCGAGAACTACGGCGCGCTCGACCTGACGCTGGACGACGAGGACGTGGCCCGCATCGACGGCATCGAGCGGGAGGAGCGGATCGTCGACTTCCCGAACGCCCCCTGGAAGTGA